The Lysinibacillus irui sequence CCGTTAAACCACCTACTCGTCCAATTTTGATGTTGATTACACCACAGCTCCCAAGAGTAATCGCCCTTCTTGCATCTTCAAAAGAAGTAATACTTTCATCTAGACAAATAGGCGTTTTTATTTTTCGCTGTAATGTTGCATGATCGACAATATCATCAGGGGCTAGTGGTTGTTCAATCATTAATAATTGATAATCATCTAGTTGCTGCAACATGTTGATATCGTCTAATGTATAGGCAGAATTCGCATCTACCATCAAAGGTAAATCTGGTAGTTCAGCACGGATTGCTTGTACTACCTCGATATCATAACCAGGCTTAATTTTCACCTTCACTCTTTTGTAGCCTTTTTCAATATGGCCTTTTATCAACTTTATTAATTGAGCGGTAGAAGGTTGGATACCTACACTGACGCCGACCTCGATTCGTTGCTTATGACCACCTAATGCCTGTGCAAGTGATTGCTTTGTTTGTTGGGCATAAATGTCCCATACAGCCCCTTCTATCGAAGCCTTAGCCATACAATTACGACGAATAGGGGCAAACAACGACGTTACCTCATCAGGATGCCCAATCTCTTTATTTAACAAGATAGGTATTAAATAATCCTTGAGCATATGCCATGTCGTCTTTAAAGTCTCCTCTGTATACCAAGGTGCTACAAATGCTACCGTTTCTCCCCAACCTGTTATTCCTGATGCATCTTTTGCCTCTATTAATAACAGTTCTTTTTCATCCACTGTTCCAAAACTCGTTGTAAACGGAGCTTTCATTGGCATTTTAATGTGCCTTAAAATAATCTTTTCTAATCTCACAACATTCACTCCTCAGCCTTATTATAAGGCTAATAAGGAGCGTCTGACTAACAGATAGCTATGAACATATTCCTTGTGCTTCTTCACGCGTACAATGGCGTAATCTTGATTAAATAATGTAGTTAAGATTGTCCGTATTTTATAACGCCAGTCCTCAGCAAGTTTTGGACTCTCGACTTTCATCTTCTGTAAAGATTGAGGGATTGCTAATAGATAGGCATCATTGTAAAAAGATTGTTCCATCTGAAATTCATTTTCTATATCAAGTACTGGCAAACCATCTACGGTTAATGTCCACGGCACGATTTCCTGTGCTATTTCTTCTAACTCATCAAGGCTATCTGTCACCTGTTCACGTTCGATCCACCACTCAACGACCAACCTATCCGAAGGTAGTCCTTCATTAAAATCATCTTGGAGCGGGCCATAGTAATCATTTTCATATTGAAAGCTCGTAGCATTCAGTTTAAGAAATGCTAGATTAGCTAAGCCAGCTTCTAACGGCTCAATTAACCAGCGAACAAGCTGAAATCCATTCTCTTTTGCGTATTCTTGTTGTGCGTGCTTCAATAACTCACCTACACCTTGTTCACGATATGCCTTTTCAACACCAATCATGTGCGAATGTAAATACATTTCTCTATCTCGATAGCCAACGAAGCAATAATTAAAACCAATTAATTTTTCATCTAAATATGCCCCTAATACTAATCCGCCATTTTGAACAGCAGCTAATAATTGATGGGAGGGAATTGCTTGGCTGCCCCAAATTTCTGCATTCAATTTCTGTACTTCTGCAATTTCTATAGGTGTCACTACTTTGTGAATACGCACTTTCTCTAACATTATGCTGACGCCTCCTTTATATGCCTAGACTCCAATGCTAGCAAGACCGCTCTCGTCAGAATTTCAACTCCTGTAACAAGTCTTGCTTGTTTAAATTTCATTTTAGGATGATGCAAGCCTGGTGTAAGCCCACAGCCTAAGCCCAGCATCGTTGTTTTTAAATGTGGTCGTTGTACAGCATAGTGATGAAAATCCTCACCACCAGGCGTATGAACAGGCTTTCTTAAATTCGATAAACCAGCTGCTTGTATAATTGCTTGCTCCATAATATATTGAGCACTTGTATCGACCTCAGCAGCTACAATATTGGCAACAGTACGTAATTCAATTTGCACCTTATGCAATATTTTAGAGGAATCAATTACACGTTTAACCCCTTGAGCTAAATCATCCATTACATTGTTTTGTTGCGCACGGATATCAATAGTGAATGAAGCATTGCCAGGGATAATATTGCCTGACTCTCCTCCAGCATGAAATTTGGTCATTTTAACAGACACAGGTACCATAGGATCTGTATGGATGGTTCGTAAATCTTCAATGATTGTTGCACCTACTTCAATTGCATTGACGCCCAGATGTGGCCTTGCAGCATGGGCATCCTCTCCAATAATCTCACCTTCTAGTAAGCGAGAAGCCCCGTGATATAAGGCAGCACAATAAGTACCATCCTCTAATTCATGAACAGGCCTTAAATGAACACCGAATAAATAATCTAAATCATCTATAACGCCTTCTTCTAAAACGGATAACGCCCCTGTTCCTTTTTCTTCAGCAGGTTGGAAAATAACACGAATTGTACCATTGAATGATTGCTTTAGTTCTTTTAGAAGTAATAACGTACCAATGGCCATCGTCATATGTCCATCATGTCCACAGGAATGATTCGCTCGAAAATGACCATCAACCTCCTGCCATAGTGCATCTATATCTGTTCGTAACCCCACTTTCGGATTTCCGTTGCCCACATCAACATATAGCCCTGTAGAATGCTTAAAGCGTATTGGTGAAAATCCTTCTTGAGTTAATAGCTCCACTATATAATTGGTTGTTTCTACTTCGTGCCAGCTAATTTCAGGATGAGCATGTAAGTATGTAAAAATCTCCATTAGCCTTGGCCTCAAATAATCTAACTCTTCTTTCATGGCTTCCAACCCCTTAAATTTTCTTATTATTAAAATTATTATAACGAAAATAATCATGTTCTACATAGAAACTTATACCCGCATTCAACAAAATAACTACTTATGATAATATATTTCATTCTAAAGCTCATAGATAGACATTTATTTAGACAGCAAAAAAAGATGCAAGCACAGTTACTAACTACTGTACTTACATCTTTTCTTTAGTTAATACCTTTCATCGCCTTTGAAATAACCGGTGAAAGAATTAATATTATAATTCCAATCACTATAGATAGTGATCCTAAGAAACCAAAGTATGTGAATTCGCTTACAACTTCGTAAACTCTTACTAATTGAGCATTAATAGCTTGTGCTGCTGCACTTGTTAAGAACCATAAGGACATTGTTTGTGCTGCAAAGGCTTGTGGTGCCAGTTTCGTTGTAGCTGATAAACCAACTGGTGATAATAATAGTTCACCAACAACTACTAGGAAGAATGACAGAACTAACCATAAAGGACTTACTAACGTTTCTCCACCAGATAAGTGTGCTGGAATCATCATTACAATGAATGATAGACCCGCAAAGAACAATGCATATGAGAACTTGCGTGGTGTTGTCGGTTGCTTGTCCCCCCATTTAAGCCATAGCATAGCAAATAATGGAGCTAATGTTATGACAAATAACGGATTCAACGACTGGAACCATGAAGATTGAAGCTGAATACCACCAATACTTAACTGTGTACGCTCATCTGCATACGTCGCTAAAATCGTTGCTCCTTGTTCTTGAATAGCCCAGAACATTACCGCTGATAAAAATAATGGAATGTAAGCGAGTAGACGAGATTTCTCATCCTTCGACGTCTTTTTACTGCGGTACATATAAATAAAGAACACCGTTGGGATAATCACACCAAGTGCTGTAATAATTAAACTAAATACGTTCATTGTTAATGTACCCGTTTTAATACCAATAGCACCTAAAATGATAAGAAGTAATGCTACAATCCCGAATTGTGTAAAGACTTTTTTACGTTCTTCAGGCTTTAATGGATTATTTACTTGTAAGCCAGCTAAGCCTAAATATTTTTTCTCTGTTAATTTGTAGACAATTAAACCAACAAACATCCCAAGACCTGCTAAACCAAAGCCAAGGTGGAAACTATACTTTTGTCCAATTGTTCCGACAATAAATGGTGCAATGAATGCCCCCATGTTAATACCCATATAGAAAATAGAAAAACCTGCATCGCGACGACTATCTGTTTCAGCATAAATGTCCCCAACAATACTTGAAACGTTTGGTTTTAATAAACCTGTCCCCATAACGATAAATGCCATTGAGGCAAATAGCATGCTGACACCACCAGGCAATGCTAGTAGCAAGTGACCGATCATAATTAAGACACCACCATAAAAAATGGTTCTACGTGTCCCTAAAACTCGGTCGGCTATCCAGCCACCAATAATACCAGACATATAAACGAGTGAACCATAGATGGCCATAATTGAGTTCGCTGTTCCGCGGTCTAGACCTAATCCACCCTCATTCAATTCATAATACATAAAGAAGATGAGAATTGCCCGCATACCATAATACGAGAAGCGTTCCCAAAATTCTGTGAAAAATAAAGTAAAGAGCCCTTTAGGGTGTCCAACAAAGCCATTTTGAGGGACAGATTTTACAACTTCATCTTTACTAGACATACAATACCCTCTCCCGATTAAATTATTCTCTAAAAAACATCATTACCCTAATTTAAGGATAAAAAATCTTTGTTTCATCATACTAAAGCGTTTTTTAAACTTTAGCAAGAGTTTTAAAAAATG is a genomic window containing:
- the menC gene encoding o-succinylbenzoate synthase — protein: MRLEKIILRHIKMPMKAPFTTSFGTVDEKELLLIEAKDASGITGWGETVAFVAPWYTEETLKTTWHMLKDYLIPILLNKEIGHPDEVTSLFAPIRRNCMAKASIEGAVWDIYAQQTKQSLAQALGGHKQRIEVGVSVGIQPSTAQLIKLIKGHIEKGYKRVKVKIKPGYDIEVVQAIRAELPDLPLMVDANSAYTLDDINMLQQLDDYQLLMIEQPLAPDDIVDHATLQRKIKTPICLDESITSFEDARRAITLGSCGVINIKIGRVGGLTEAKRIHDLCKENGIPVWCGGMLEAGIGRAHNIALTSLSHFILPGDTAGSSHYWFEDIIEPEVIVKDGYIEIPQSVGIGYAPNMAVIDKLTICTEVYK
- a CDS encoding GNAT family N-acetyltransferase, with the translated sequence MLEKVRIHKVVTPIEIAEVQKLNAEIWGSQAIPSHQLLAAVQNGGLVLGAYLDEKLIGFNYCFVGYRDREMYLHSHMIGVEKAYREQGVGELLKHAQQEYAKENGFQLVRWLIEPLEAGLANLAFLKLNATSFQYENDYYGPLQDDFNEGLPSDRLVVEWWIEREQVTDSLDELEEIAQEIVPWTLTVDGLPVLDIENEFQMEQSFYNDAYLLAIPQSLQKMKVESPKLAEDWRYKIRTILTTLFNQDYAIVRVKKHKEYVHSYLLVRRSLLAL
- a CDS encoding peptide MFS transporter; this encodes MSSKDEVVKSVPQNGFVGHPKGLFTLFFTEFWERFSYYGMRAILIFFMYYELNEGGLGLDRGTANSIMAIYGSLVYMSGIIGGWIADRVLGTRRTIFYGGVLIMIGHLLLALPGGVSMLFASMAFIVMGTGLLKPNVSSIVGDIYAETDSRRDAGFSIFYMGINMGAFIAPFIVGTIGQKYSFHLGFGLAGLGMFVGLIVYKLTEKKYLGLAGLQVNNPLKPEERKKVFTQFGIVALLLIILGAIGIKTGTLTMNVFSLIITALGVIIPTVFFIYMYRSKKTSKDEKSRLLAYIPLFLSAVMFWAIQEQGATILATYADERTQLSIGGIQLQSSWFQSLNPLFVITLAPLFAMLWLKWGDKQPTTPRKFSYALFFAGLSFIVMMIPAHLSGGETLVSPLWLVLSFFLVVVGELLLSPVGLSATTKLAPQAFAAQTMSLWFLTSAAAQAINAQLVRVYEVVSEFTYFGFLGSLSIVIGIIILILSPVISKAMKGIN
- a CDS encoding M20 peptidase aminoacylase family protein, with the translated sequence MKEELDYLRPRLMEIFTYLHAHPEISWHEVETTNYIVELLTQEGFSPIRFKHSTGLYVDVGNGNPKVGLRTDIDALWQEVDGHFRANHSCGHDGHMTMAIGTLLLLKELKQSFNGTIRVIFQPAEEKGTGALSVLEEGVIDDLDYLFGVHLRPVHELEDGTYCAALYHGASRLLEGEIIGEDAHAARPHLGVNAIEVGATIIEDLRTIHTDPMVPVSVKMTKFHAGGESGNIIPGNASFTIDIRAQQNNVMDDLAQGVKRVIDSSKILHKVQIELRTVANIVAAEVDTSAQYIMEQAIIQAAGLSNLRKPVHTPGGEDFHHYAVQRPHLKTTMLGLGCGLTPGLHHPKMKFKQARLVTGVEILTRAVLLALESRHIKEASA